One genomic segment of Helicobacter enhydrae includes these proteins:
- a CDS encoding autotransporter outer membrane beta-barrel domain-containing protein, with protein MMKSYKPLIATSLALALSVSVASGADNCPSGNTSAICYSTTNGTDFKQFTSLTIAPTGQGSNQFNQLKYTAAPAQGITISDFTLKFRNNGGEGQQSSSEASIGGQNAQLKLINKGNGLQLGSAGTSTLAVDFGKYEAQNFARKATLSFEGTTPNTAGSTPKTALKGNIEIKAGNSTNDEVIATFKGDMKGNIKIVGQSIGYRRVAAKAKTNFTFENGASLKGNLRVEYVEGGQNFTFERGGIEGSIKTSAALDIANIDATMGGTTTTNITFKGEGFIKKGTGADDNIILAEGAKSADIPQQYHAHNRILFEGNGKIGENETSRVSIIARPRWTRGHYFSGAQSYNLIQFKGQATLFLDKLQIENYTGAERLNIISLEGGTNGDLNINTIEVRSPSGRNYIGKGLLKFANGANSGQETAKDLVIDDTKINEATFKGNNYNAIKTLAQTLRANGTLTAEAIKTAAEGGGINGIFIDTLNVTGADGIKSWNTQRNIISTENLRVDQKVYADQWNRNKGTNIIFADSLTIGGGVLANGGSNYIYGTNTSAGTNTINTSITAQGDTGSNQLNLRGNTTRIGAAGSKVSMTATSGSSSNYLFLNSTTNNEIYLSDLSVNASSGNNILSFENTSANNRLEVNNISSSNGGNYIGKGLLGENSAGVLTPILNLSSGNVAMGTFQASNISTNTNDSAKNIIYFQNITIKGNVTASNGQNIINSKDNLAITGNITANFGGASANKINFVGTTTALTGMIKAESNNSRNLLRFAGTTSNTLTLTGLQAITGTDNQVYNILSFDGTGTNALNITGAVSANNSGRNYIGKGLLGEGASANDLNADGIPGFDFTNADNALVGTLTIRGGVLASETGLNSISFKAASTQTEAVISSTDNAISGNANIYLDLSNAQLTDWAIDGNIAGGGTKNIKIVSTTHKGGLDGNITNTQGNTTNVILENVLWNPVATPARPKGASSFAIGDENPNSGVLTNNGGNVNLVLRTTAQALGNVTTIPLFNIISGKNSITNIVIQGSQTSKVNTAETAVGANIDYANGGIINLIFASKSTNADSFASGSTDIEQNKVLGSTYSNGVKLTLQDKIIDTYDRVEGLGKKSILEHYADKFKRPGYESHNVTIATIRTEQTDTVSVNGLAVGDISSLGNTQSKVYDVVLGGKSAFVGGISLAQGSNIALTMNSGSALIANVTDDQGNAIKSLSLETLNLKKIAGSETYYRQDAVKHPFDQRNIVIDLVTGGNAFDTINFDGTSFNLMTIGNKDNPSNGGLKGDTSALFTILVNPNADQSTATLGGQASSGGTGTYGNIYSGRVIVYGGDNNQTQYIRAFYKQGSSAASIGYKGGGTEIAGNIAVATVAATSNITFEGSTQIQGYDVVGTTLTEGITTGLNGGSDGDGYKTYFIKSVNPRGASQANQQAGATALSSNYALYLANFNSLNKRMGDLRNNPNNQGGWARIFNGMETTEFALKMQTIYTTIQAGYDYDFDLENAKNYTGIALSYANSIADKVGGKDIDGFDKGISSVTSNAIELALYNAYVQNGGSSDNGYANGLYADSIVKFSYILSNIKMLGDGKSYDTNNWAVTLSQEVGYRFILGNDKEWYIDPQAELGFGYFNETNMRQTLGQAYLDSKQGNIFTIRGRAGASYGYKFDKFTEGKGFKASAYVGTYFVYDYLNGGQIAFTTDLQKTNYLTALTSTMRGVINVGTNFEVKDNTRIYLDFERSFGGKITTDYQVNLGARYSFGEKTSDESMKVENAAPLKVENTPAEETEKAQIVPTTSEKVKEDTGTKATKK; from the coding sequence ATGATGAAATCTTACAAACCTCTCATCGCCACTTCGTTGGCATTGGCTCTCAGTGTGAGTGTGGCAAGTGGAGCAGATAATTGTCCAAGTGGCAACACAAGTGCGATCTGCTATAGCACTACCAATGGCACAGATTTCAAACAATTCACGAGTTTGACAATTGCACCAACAGGACAAGGAAGCAATCAATTCAATCAACTTAAATATACTGCAGCACCAGCACAAGGGATTACGATCAGTGATTTCACTCTCAAATTTAGAAATAATGGTGGTGAGGGACAACAAAGTAGCTCTGAAGCCTCTATAGGTGGGCAAAATGCTCAACTTAAACTCATTAATAAAGGTAATGGACTCCAATTAGGCAGTGCAGGAACTAGCACCCTTGCTGTTGATTTTGGAAAATATGAAGCCCAAAATTTTGCACGCAAAGCCACTTTAAGTTTTGAAGGCACTACACCCAATACAGCAGGTAGCACACCAAAAACAGCCCTCAAAGGCAATATTGAAATCAAAGCTGGGAATTCTACCAATGATGAAGTCATAGCCACTTTCAAAGGAGATATGAAAGGTAATATTAAGATTGTTGGACAAAGCATCGGATATCGGCGTGTAGCTGCAAAAGCCAAAACAAATTTCACTTTTGAAAATGGAGCAAGCTTAAAAGGGAATCTAAGAGTAGAATATGTAGAAGGAGGACAGAATTTCACATTTGAAAGGGGAGGCATAGAAGGAAGTATTAAAACTAGTGCTGCTTTGGACATTGCGAATATAGACGCTACTATGGGCGGTACAACAACAACCAATATTACCTTCAAAGGAGAAGGCTTTATCAAAAAAGGAACTGGTGCAGATGATAATATAATTCTAGCTGAAGGTGCAAAAAGTGCAGATATTCCTCAACAATACCATGCTCATAACCGAATCCTTTTTGAAGGCAATGGAAAAATCGGAGAAAATGAAACTAGTCGTGTGAGCATTATCGCAAGACCACGATGGACAAGAGGTCACTATTTTTCCGGTGCACAATCTTATAATCTTATCCAGTTCAAAGGACAAGCCACCCTCTTTTTAGATAAATTGCAAATAGAAAATTATACAGGTGCAGAACGCCTCAATATCATCAGCCTTGAGGGTGGCACAAATGGTGATCTTAACATCAACACAATCGAAGTGAGAAGTCCATCAGGTCGCAACTACATCGGTAAGGGGCTTTTGAAGTTTGCAAATGGAGCAAATAGCGGTCAAGAAACTGCAAAAGATTTAGTAATAGATGATACTAAAATCAATGAAGCCACATTCAAAGGCAACAACTACAATGCAATCAAAACACTTGCTCAAACACTCAGAGCCAATGGCACACTCACAGCTGAGGCTATCAAAACTGCCGCCGAAGGTGGCGGTATCAATGGAATCTTTATCGACACTCTTAATGTCACAGGTGCTGATGGGATCAAATCTTGGAACACTCAACGCAACATCATCTCTACAGAGAATCTAAGAGTGGATCAAAAAGTCTATGCAGACCAATGGAATAGAAACAAGGGCACAAACATCATCTTCGCTGATAGTTTGACAATCGGTGGCGGAGTGTTGGCAAATGGTGGAAGTAACTATATCTATGGAACCAATACTTCTGCGGGCACCAATACGATCAACACTTCAATCACAGCTCAAGGTGACACAGGGAGCAACCAACTCAATTTGCGTGGGAATACCACGAGAATAGGAGCAGCCGGTAGCAAAGTTTCTATGACTGCAACAAGTGGCAGCAGCTCCAACTATCTGTTTCTTAATAGCACAACAAATAATGAAATTTATCTCAGCGACCTCAGTGTCAATGCTTCTAGTGGCAACAACATCTTAAGCTTTGAAAATACTAGTGCCAACAATCGCCTAGAAGTCAATAATATCTCAAGTAGTAATGGGGGGAACTACATCGGCAAAGGCTTACTTGGTGAAAATAGTGCAGGTGTCCTAACTCCGATATTGAATCTCTCCTCAGGCAATGTCGCAATGGGAACTTTCCAAGCTTCAAACATTAGCACCAATACCAATGATAGTGCCAAGAATATTATTTATTTCCAAAACATCACAATCAAAGGCAATGTCACAGCTTCAAATGGACAAAATATCATCAACTCCAAAGACAACCTTGCAATCACTGGAAACATTACAGCCAATTTTGGTGGTGCAAGTGCCAACAAAATCAATTTTGTCGGAACCACTACAGCACTCACCGGAATGATTAAAGCTGAAAGCAACAACTCTCGAAACCTCTTGAGATTTGCCGGAACAACCTCCAATACATTGACACTCACAGGTCTCCAAGCAATCACAGGGACAGATAACCAAGTCTATAATATCCTTAGCTTTGATGGCACTGGGACAAATGCCCTCAACATCACAGGTGCAGTTTCTGCCAACAACAGCGGTCGCAACTACATCGGTAAAGGATTGTTGGGAGAGGGAGCAAGTGCAAATGATTTGAATGCTGATGGAATCCCTGGTTTTGATTTCACCAATGCAGATAATGCTTTAGTGGGCACGCTTACGATTAGAGGTGGTGTTTTGGCTTCTGAGACAGGATTGAACTCCATTTCTTTCAAAGCAGCAAGCACTCAGACAGAAGCAGTCATTTCTTCTACGGATAATGCTATTTCAGGAAATGCAAATATTTATCTTGATTTGTCAAACGCACAGCTTACTGATTGGGCAATCGATGGAAATATTGCAGGTGGTGGAACCAAAAACATCAAGATTGTGAGCACCACACACAAAGGCGGTCTTGATGGCAATATCACCAATACCCAAGGCAATACAACCAATGTCATTTTGGAAAATGTCCTATGGAATCCTGTCGCAACGCCTGCACGACCAAAAGGAGCTTCTAGTTTTGCTATCGGTGATGAAAATCCAAATAGCGGTGTTCTCACCAACAATGGCGGAAATGTCAATCTTGTTTTGAGAACAACTGCCCAAGCCTTAGGAAATGTCACTACAATCCCTCTATTTAATATCATTTCAGGCAAAAATAGTATAACCAATATTGTGATACAGGGAAGTCAAACAAGCAAAGTCAATACAGCTGAAACTGCAGTGGGAGCAAACATCGATTATGCCAATGGCGGTATCATCAATCTAATCTTTGCAAGCAAAAGCACCAACGCAGATAGCTTTGCAAGTGGTAGCACAGACATTGAGCAAAATAAAGTGCTAGGTTCTACCTATAGCAATGGTGTGAAACTCACACTCCAAGATAAAATCATTGACACATACGATCGAGTGGAGGGACTCGGGAAAAAAAGTATTCTTGAACACTATGCTGACAAATTCAAACGCCCCGGATATGAAAGCCACAATGTGACGATTGCAACCATTAGAACAGAACAAACAGACACTGTCTCTGTGAATGGTTTGGCGGTAGGAGACATCTCAAGTCTTGGTAACACACAGAGCAAAGTCTATGATGTCGTGTTGGGTGGCAAATCCGCATTTGTTGGCGGCATTTCACTTGCTCAAGGGTCTAATATCGCCTTGACTATGAATTCTGGATCTGCACTGATTGCCAATGTTACAGATGATCAAGGCAATGCTATAAAGAGTCTATCCCTAGAGACACTCAATCTCAAAAAGATTGCAGGCAGTGAAACATACTATAGACAAGATGCGGTGAAGCACCCTTTTGATCAAAGAAATATCGTGATTGACTTGGTAACAGGTGGAAATGCGTTTGATACTATCAACTTTGATGGCACAAGCTTCAACCTAATGACAATCGGAAACAAGGATAATCCTAGCAATGGTGGTCTCAAAGGAGACACTAGTGCTCTTTTCACCATTCTTGTCAATCCAAATGCAGATCAAAGCACAGCGACGCTTGGGGGTCAAGCTAGCTCTGGTGGAACTGGCACTTATGGAAACATCTACTCTGGTAGGGTGATTGTCTATGGTGGCGACAATAACCAAACACAATACATCAGAGCATTCTACAAGCAAGGCTCATCAGCAGCAAGCATTGGCTACAAGGGTGGAGGAACAGAAATAGCAGGAAACATTGCGGTGGCTACAGTAGCTGCAACTTCAAACATCACATTTGAAGGTAGCACACAGATTCAAGGCTATGATGTTGTTGGGACAACATTGACAGAAGGTATCACAACAGGTCTCAATGGTGGATCTGATGGCGATGGCTACAAAACCTACTTCATCAAAAGCGTGAATCCTCGTGGTGCCTCACAAGCCAACCAACAAGCAGGTGCCACTGCACTCAGCTCAAACTACGCTCTCTATCTAGCTAACTTCAATTCTTTGAACAAAAGAATGGGAGATCTAAGAAACAATCCAAACAATCAAGGTGGATGGGCTAGGATTTTTAATGGTATGGAAACGACAGAGTTTGCACTCAAGATGCAGACAATCTATACGACAATCCAAGCAGGTTATGATTATGACTTCGATCTAGAGAATGCCAAAAACTACACAGGTATCGCTCTCTCTTATGCAAACTCCATTGCAGATAAAGTTGGAGGCAAAGATATAGATGGATTTGACAAAGGGATTAGCTCTGTCACTTCCAATGCAATCGAACTTGCTCTCTACAATGCCTATGTGCAAAATGGTGGAAGCAGTGACAATGGATATGCCAATGGATTGTATGCAGATAGCATTGTCAAATTTAGCTACATTCTTAGCAATATCAAAATGCTAGGTGATGGCAAGTCTTATGACACCAACAACTGGGCTGTCACTCTTAGTCAAGAAGTGGGATACAGATTTATCCTAGGCAATGACAAAGAATGGTATATCGATCCTCAAGCAGAACTTGGATTTGGTTATTTCAATGAAACCAATATGAGGCAAACATTGGGACAAGCTTATCTTGATAGCAAGCAGGGCAATATCTTTACGATTCGTGGTAGAGCGGGTGCTAGCTATGGATACAAGTTTGACAAATTCACAGAGGGCAAAGGATTTAAAGCAAGTGCTTATGTAGGAACTTACTTTGTTTATGATTATCTCAATGGTGGGCAGATTGCCTTTACTACAGATTTGCAAAAGACTAACTATCTCACCGCACTCACTTCTACGATGAGAGGTGTGATCAATGTAGGGACAAACTTTGAAGTCAAAGACAATACTAGGATCTATCTTGACTTTGAAAGAAGCTTTGGTGGCAAAATCACTACAGATTATCAAGTCAATCTAGGAGCTAGATACAGCTTTGGAGAGAAAACAAGTGATGAGAGTATGAAAGTAGAGAACGCTGCTCCTTTGAAAGTAGAGAACACTCCTGCAGAGGAAACAGAAAAAGCTCAAATAGTGCCTACTACCTCCGAAAAAGTCAAAGAGGATACAGGGACAAAAGCGACTAAAAAGTAG